From the Streptomyces nigrescens genome, one window contains:
- a CDS encoding C40 family peptidase gives MTVRMQTPNLLARAGTVTALTLVTLGGTTVAPGTAGNAEAATVSAHALRIAASKRGAPYQYGAQGPHTFDCSGLTLYSFKRAGRALPRTAAAQYGRTRHIPASLRRRGDLVFFRSAGGIYHVGIYAGRGRMWHAPKAGSVVRLERIWSRAVSYGRVG, from the coding sequence ATGACTGTGCGCATGCAGACGCCGAATCTGCTGGCACGCGCCGGCACCGTCACCGCTCTGACGCTGGTCACCCTGGGCGGGACAACCGTCGCCCCGGGAACGGCCGGGAACGCCGAAGCCGCGACCGTGTCCGCCCACGCGCTGCGGATCGCGGCCTCCAAGAGGGGCGCCCCCTACCAGTACGGCGCCCAAGGGCCGCACACTTTCGACTGTTCGGGGCTGACGCTGTACTCGTTCAAGCGCGCCGGCCGGGCGCTCCCCCGTACCGCCGCCGCGCAGTACGGCCGCACCCGGCACATCCCGGCCTCCCTGCGCCGACGCGGTGACCTGGTCTTCTTCCGTTCCGCCGGCGGCATTTACCACGTCGGCATCTACGCGGGCCGGGGCCGGATGTGGCATGCGCCCAAGGCCGGGAGCGTGGTGCGGCTGGAGCGGATCTGGAGCCGCGCGGTCTCGTACGGGCGCGTGGGATGA
- a CDS encoding LysE family translocator, with protein MDGQLIAFTGIAAGMVTMPGADFAVVVRNALDSRRAGVATAVGVAGGLLVHTALAVAGLAAVLVAVPALFGAVQLLGGVYLLYLGVGALIAAVRSAGAHADSATGPAAAPADGPAALLGTARSLRQGFLTNALNPKAPVLFLSLLPQFVPAGEPALPRTLLLATMVVAMALVWFPAVALLVDRLGNWLRRPRVTRALEATTGALLTALGGVLLIELVLA; from the coding sequence ATGGACGGACAGCTGATCGCCTTCACCGGAATCGCCGCCGGCATGGTCACCATGCCGGGCGCGGACTTCGCCGTCGTGGTGCGCAATGCGCTCGACTCGCGCCGGGCGGGGGTGGCGACCGCCGTCGGGGTCGCGGGCGGGCTGCTGGTGCACACCGCACTGGCGGTGGCCGGGCTCGCGGCGGTGCTGGTCGCCGTGCCCGCGCTCTTCGGCGCCGTCCAACTCCTGGGCGGGGTCTACCTGTTGTACCTCGGCGTCGGCGCGCTGATCGCGGCCGTCCGGAGCGCGGGGGCGCACGCCGATTCCGCGACCGGCCCGGCCGCCGCACCGGCCGACGGCCCGGCCGCCCTCCTGGGCACCGCGCGGAGCCTGCGCCAGGGCTTCCTGACCAATGCCCTCAACCCCAAGGCGCCGGTCCTCTTCCTCAGCCTGCTCCCGCAGTTCGTCCCGGCCGGTGAGCCCGCGCTGCCCCGTACGCTGCTGCTCGCGACGATGGTCGTCGCCATGGCGCTGGTGTGGTTCCCCGCCGTTGCGCTGCTGGTCGACCGGCTGGGGAACTGGCTGCGCCGTCCTCGGGTCACCCGCGCCCTGGAAGCCACCACCGGGGCGCTGCTCACCGCCCTGGGCGGCGTCCTGCTCATCGAGCTCGTGCTCGCCTGA
- a CDS encoding LysR family transcriptional regulator, translating to MYDPTRLAALVAVAESGSITRAAARLGYTAPALSQQLAKLEREAGAALLVRHHRGARLTAAGELLVVRARRVLDELDQARHELSRLTGLSGGRLRVGTFMTAGTHLLPPALSAFRRAHPDVELSITEYVPPQAAAAVALGEVDLALTHEYVPGEAMPPPEGVRLEPLLTEELVLVTAPGHALSAGAGRLPLAELAGQPLVSMAPANPNRRAVEEALAAAGASVAVRCESPSYAVVCALVSAGLGVAVVPEMMAEGSVTPLGIRRLDPPELHRRISVAYRPGGGSPAADTLRALLRGAFSRHSPAP from the coding sequence ATGTACGACCCCACCCGGCTGGCCGCTCTGGTAGCGGTGGCGGAGTCCGGTTCGATCACCCGGGCCGCCGCCCGGCTGGGCTACACCGCTCCCGCGCTCTCCCAGCAGCTCGCCAAGCTGGAGCGGGAGGCGGGGGCGGCGCTGCTGGTGCGCCACCACCGCGGGGCACGGCTGACGGCGGCGGGTGAGCTGCTCGTCGTACGGGCCCGGCGGGTGCTAGACGAGCTGGATCAGGCGCGGCATGAGCTGTCCCGGCTGACCGGGCTGTCCGGCGGCCGGCTGCGGGTCGGCACGTTCATGACCGCCGGGACACATCTGCTGCCGCCCGCGCTCAGCGCCTTCCGGCGTGCGCACCCTGATGTGGAGCTGAGCATCACGGAGTACGTACCTCCGCAGGCCGCCGCGGCGGTGGCGCTGGGCGAGGTCGATCTGGCGCTGACGCACGAGTATGTGCCGGGCGAGGCGATGCCGCCGCCGGAGGGCGTGCGTCTCGAACCGCTGCTGACCGAGGAACTGGTGCTGGTCACCGCGCCGGGCCATGCCCTGTCGGCGGGTGCCGGACGGCTGCCGCTCGCCGAGCTGGCCGGTCAGCCACTGGTCAGCATGGCGCCGGCCAACCCGAACCGGCGTGCGGTGGAGGAGGCGCTGGCGGCCGCCGGGGCGAGTGTGGCGGTGCGCTGTGAGTCGCCGAGCTATGCGGTGGTGTGTGCACTGGTGAGCGCGGGGCTCGGGGTGGCGGTGGTGCCGGAGATGATGGCGGAGGGCTCGGTGACCCCGCTGGGGATCCGCAGGCTGGACCCGCCGGAGCTGCACCGCCGGATCTCGGTGGCCTACCGTCCCGGCGGCGGGAGCCCGGCCGCGGACACCTTGCGTGCCCTGTTGCGCGGGGCCTTCAGCCGCCACTCCCCCGCGCCGTAG
- a CDS encoding ATP-binding protein, whose product MADHHASSLTLPSAPASVLTARRHALAVLAEWGLPTDSALADSLRLIVSELATNAVVHTSGRSPEFTVELRLDRDEQLRVGITDSHPRRPRRLPAAVQQDNGRGLVIIRYLAAEAGGRLSVVPTESGGKTVWITVPWRAAAL is encoded by the coding sequence ATGGCAGACCACCATGCATCCTCACTGACTCTGCCGAGCGCCCCCGCCTCGGTCCTCACCGCCCGCAGACACGCCCTCGCCGTGCTCGCCGAATGGGGCCTGCCCACCGACTCCGCACTCGCCGATTCCCTCCGTCTGATCGTCTCCGAACTCGCGACCAACGCCGTCGTGCACACCTCCGGCCGGTCGCCTGAATTCACCGTCGAACTGCGACTGGACCGCGACGAACAGCTGCGGGTCGGCATCACCGACAGCCATCCCCGCCGTCCGCGCCGGCTGCCCGCCGCCGTCCAGCAGGACAACGGCCGGGGCCTGGTCATCATCCGCTACCTCGCCGCGGAAGCCGGCGGCCGCCTCTCGGTCGTGCCCACCGAGTCCGGCGGGAAGACCGTCTGGATCACCGTGCCGTGGCGGGCCGCCGCCCTCTGA